A genome region from Hevea brasiliensis isolate MT/VB/25A 57/8 chromosome 9, ASM3005281v1, whole genome shotgun sequence includes the following:
- the LOC131168823 gene encoding serine/threonine-protein kinase Aurora-3-like, giving the protein MNSGSQEQEAENRKRKTNSGSQEQEADKRKRQWSLQDFEIGKPLGKGKFGRVYLTRELKSKYIVALKVIFKEQIEKYRIHHQLKREMEIQTSLRHPNILRLYGWFHDDERIFLILEYAHGGELYIELKKKGYLSEKQAATYIASLTNALAYCHKKDVIHRDIKPENLLLDHEGRLKIADFGWSVQSRSKRHTMCGTLDYLAPEMVENKAHDYAVDNWTLGILCYEFLYGAPPFEAESQRGTFRRIMKVDLTFPSDPPVSAEAKNLISRLLVKDSSKRLPLQKIMDHPWIIKNADPMGISK; this is encoded by the exons ATGAATTCTGGATCACAAGAACAAGAAGCTGAGAACCGAAAGAGAAAAACTAATTCTGGATCTCAAGAACAGGAAGCAGATAAACGGAAGAGGCAATGGTCCTTGCAAGACTTCGAGATTGGAAAACCACTAGGAAAAGGAAAATTTGGGAGAGTCTATCTCACCAGAGAATTAAAG AGCAAATACATAGTGGCATTGAAGGTAATATTCAAGGAACAGATAGAGAAATACAGGATTCATCACCAATTAAAGAGAGAGATGGAGATTCAGACCAGTCTTCGCCACCCGAATATCCTGCGTCTCTACGGTTGGTTTCACGACGATGAGCGCATTTTCTTGATCCTCGAGTATGCTCACGGTGGTGAGCTTTATATAGAGCTTAAGAAGAAAGGTTATCTCAGTGAGAAACAAGCTGCCACG TATATTGCAAGTCTCACAAACGCCTTGGCATACTGTCATAAGAAGGATGTGATTCACAGGGATATTAAGCCAGAAAATTTGCTGCTTGATCATGAG GGCCGATTGAAAATTGCTGATTTTGGGTGGTCTGTGCAATCAAGGAGCAAGAGGCACACAATGTGCGGGACTCTTGATTATCTAGCACCAGAAATGGTGGAAAATAAAGCTCATGATTATGCAGTTGATAACTGGACTTTGGGCATACTTTGTTATGAGTTCCTTTATGGTGCCCCTCCTTTTGAAGCTGAGAGTCAAAGGGGTACATTCAGAAG GATCATGAAAGTTGATCTGACTTTCCCTTCTGATCCTCCAGTTTCTGCAGAAGCCAAAAACCTCATTAGCCGA CTTCTGGTAAAGGACTCTTCAAAGAGGCTCCCCCTTCAGAAGATCATGGATCATCCATGGATAATCAAGAATGCAGATCCTATGGGAATCTCCAAGTAG